A region from the Gavia stellata isolate bGavSte3 chromosome 12, bGavSte3.hap2, whole genome shotgun sequence genome encodes:
- the LOC132317874 gene encoding protein BTG1-like: protein MRTEISTAAAFVTRLLRAAGGIGEEQLRCFRECLQEALREHYKHHWFPLVPSKGSGYRCIRINHKMDPLIGKAAGMIGLSHERLFQLLPSELTLWVDPFEVSYRIGEDGSICVLYESPQPGGKTTKPLESRTSCKEEWRIGRSSPSKNYNMMTVSS, encoded by the exons ATGAGGACCGAGATCTCCACGGCGGCGGCGTTCGTCACCCGCCTCCTGCGGGCCGCCGGCGGTATCGGCGAGGAGCAGCTGCGGTGCTTCCGGGAGTGCCTGCAGGAGGCGCTGCGCG AGCACTACAAGCACCACTGGTTCCCCCTGGTGCCCTCCAAGGGCTCCGGGTATCGGTGCATTAGGATCAACCATAAGATGGACCCCTTGATAGGAAAGGCAGCGGGGATGATTGGACTGAGCCACGAGAGACTCTTCCAGCTCTTACCCAGCGAATTAACTCTTTGGGTCGACCCTTTCGAAGTGTCCTATCGCATAGGTGAAGATGGGTCTATCTGTGTCCTTTACGAAAGTCCCCAGCCTGGTGGGAAGACGACCAAACCGCTGGAGAGTAGGACCAGCTGTAAGGAGGAGTGGAGAATTGGCAGATCCAGCCCTTCCAAGAATTACAACATGATGACAGTTTCTAGTTAA